In Bacteroides cellulosilyticus, the genomic stretch TCCATTTCTACCCAGCCCAGTGCAAGTAGCGGATCTAAGTATCTGGCTCTATTATCAGAATGGTTTTTTAATCCCATTTTTTCGAAAAGCTCGGTTCGGGGAATTTTTTGCTGCAGGAGCACTAACATTTCTTTAACTCTACCATGAATTTCTTTATTTAGTATGTCGCTAACTTGGTCGCTAACTTGGTCGCTAACTTGGTCGCTAACTTGGTCGCTAACTTGGTCGCTAACTTGATTTGCAAAGTCAATAAGGTCATTTATATTGCTAAAGGTTAGCTTAATATCTATATCGGCACTTGGTTTTGTAAATATCTTGTCCGCTAAAGAATGAGCAGGGATGATTGCCAGAAAATAGCTACTGATATCATCTGTTTCAAAAATAGGCTTAGGTGAGCCATTGGCTTCTAATGCGCCGTATATTGCAGGAAAACCAGTCCCTCTCCCTTCAGTTAGTTGTAATTCTTTCAGAAAATCACCGATACGTCTATTCCTATATTCACGAGCCACAATGCGACGTTTGGTTTTCAATACTTTAAAGTCTACTGGGGGAACAGGACCTGGAAAACTTAGTATTTCTATTTTATCTGGCCATATTTGTATTTCTATTGGAGATTGTCGTTCATAACTTTTGTGATATATTGCATTTGATAAGGCCTCTTCTATAGCTACATAGGGAAAATTATAGAATCTTAATGCCTCTGCCTTGTTTTTTTGCTTGATAACTTTTTCAGCGATGATATTAGTGCGAATAAAGTCCAGAACATTTCTTAATTGCTTTTGTATGCATCCTTTGAAGTAATATTCTTCAAATAGTTGTCCAGATCCATCTTTATGCCATACCAATTCAATCCATGAACGGGGAAAGAATTTCTCGGGATTTTTTGAGAAGAATAGTAACCCAACGTTTACCGGACGTAAATCTTCTTCCGGACCTTTTGCTATATACATTGCTTTTGCCAAATCTACTAGTGGCATTCTGGTACTTTCGGCATATAAGTCACTTTTGATTTCTTGTAAATGGGCTTGAATAAGACTTAAATCAAAATCATCGATTTTAGCTTGGTGATTAATGCGGTCGTCGAATGGAATATGTGCAGTTTGTTCTAGCAGTTGACGCAGGTTTTCATCTTTGGCTATAATACTCTCACTACCTACACGTATATAAGGTTGCCGTTGCGCTTTTGAACCAAGCGTTACTGGGGCAGTATACATACGGTTATCTCCCGCAGGGCACCAAAGCACTAAAATGTGTTTACCCTGCAGAATATAGGGTTGGATGATTGGAAAGTAGTTAGGTTGTATTTGGTAACCTATGTTAATGATCTCCTTTTGCAATTTATCTAAACAGTTTTCATTTAATCCAATGGGAGGTAATTCCGGCTTACCATTATTTTCATTGATTCCGATGGTTATATATCCCCCTCCCCAGTTATGGAGATCATTGGCAAAAGCACACAAAGTATGGATGATCGTTTCCGGATTCCAACCGGATTTGAATTCAATTCGTTCCCATTCAACGGTGTTGCCTTTTATTAAGTCTTCTATATTTATTGGTAAAGCCATATTAAGTCACCTGTATTTCTGCAAATGTACTGAATGTTATTGGTATGGCAATAAATGGTAGAAGATAAAATCAATCACTAAGCCTAATGTAAGCTTAAATACTACTGATTATAGTTCTTTGAGATATATTTCTATTCTGATAATATCCATGTACGAGGACGTGCCGCATATATATGACTGCTTCCCATTACACTTTTGCAATAATCGTCCTTTATCTTTAGGCTTTTCTCTCATAGATTAATATTTTATCTCGTTCTGCACTATCCTTGGCAAAATCTTTTAATTGCCCTTCTTCTACTAAGTCTATATCTTTATGTAATACTTTTCTTTCAATATCACTTTCATGTGTTTCTTCGCCGCGAGAGTAAGAGCCGAAT encodes the following:
- a CDS encoding RNA-binding domain-containing protein, which translates into the protein MALPINIEDLIKGNTVEWERIEFKSGWNPETIIHTLCAFANDLHNWGGGYITIGINENNGKPELPPIGLNENCLDKLQKEIINIGYQIQPNYFPIIQPYILQGKHILVLWCPAGDNRMYTAPVTLGSKAQRQPYIRVGSESIIAKDENLRQLLEQTAHIPFDDRINHQAKIDDFDLSLIQAHLQEIKSDLYAESTRMPLVDLAKAMYIAKGPEEDLRPVNVGLLFFSKNPEKFFPRSWIELVWHKDGSGQLFEEYYFKGCIQKQLRNVLDFIRTNIIAEKVIKQKNKAEALRFYNFPYVAIEEALSNAIYHKSYERQSPIEIQIWPDKIEILSFPGPVPPVDFKVLKTKRRIVAREYRNRRIGDFLKELQLTEGRGTGFPAIYGALEANGSPKPIFETDDISSYFLAIIPAHSLADKIFTKPSADIDIKLTFSNINDLIDFANQVSDQVSDQVSDQVSDQVSDQVSDILNKEIHGRVKEMLVLLQQKIPRTELFEKMGLKNHSDNRARYLDPLLALGWVEMEFPNRRTSPKQTYKISGPGERILLLLDGRSN
- a CDS encoding nucleotidyltransferase domain-containing protein, producing the protein MKQVIVNKLKDFFKLQPIEKAWVFGSYSRGEETHESDIERKVLHKDIDLVEEGQLKDFAKDSAERDKILIYERKA